A stretch of the Panthera uncia isolate 11264 chromosome D1, Puncia_PCG_1.0, whole genome shotgun sequence genome encodes the following:
- the LOC125915617 gene encoding olfactory receptor 10V1-like → MEGTNQTGMIHFHFRPFSKLPEVQMLIFVAFLVMYLVSIGGNGSISLIIWSNHSLHTPMYFFLASLAALEICYSSTIAPLTLASVLSAERALISLPGCGAQMFFFIFLGSADCILLAVMAYDRFVAICHPLRYTLMMSWRLCVQLALGSLALGFTLATQLTVLIFRLPFCRSQEISLFYCDVLPVMRLACAETWVHEATLLVVSLTVLTIPFLLIALSYIFIMAAILKIRSAEGRHKAFSTCSSHLTVVLLQYGCGSLIYLCPSSRYSPERGQVVSVVYTFITPVLNPLIYSMRNRELTDALKRTMMRFLLS, encoded by the coding sequence ATGGAGGGTACAAATCAGACTGGGATGATTCACTTCCACTTCCGCCCCTTCTCCAAACTCCCCGAGGTGCAGATGCTGATTTTCGTGGCCTTCCTCGTCATGTACCTGGTCAGCATCGGCGGCAACGGCTCCATTTCTCTCATCATCTGGAGCAACCATTCTTtgcacacccccatgtacttcttcctggccAGCTTGGCAGCTCTGGAGATCTGCTACTCTTCCACCATTGCCCCTCTGACTCTGGCCAGCGTCCTGTCCGCAGAGAGAGCCCTCATCTCCCTGCCTGGCTGTGGTGCCCAGAtgttcttcttcatcttcctggGCAGCGCCGACTGCATTCTACTAGCTGTCATGGCCTATGACAGGTTTGTGGCCATCTGCCACCCTTTGCGTTACACCCTCATGATGAGCTGGCGGTTGTGCGTCCAGCTGGCCCTGGGGTCTCTGGCGCTGGGGTTCACCTTGGCCACGCAGCTGACTGTGCTCATCTTCCGCCTCCCCTTCTGCCGCAGCCAAGAAATCAGCCTGTTCTACTGCGATGTCCTCCCTGTCATGAGACTGGCCTGTGCAGAGACGTGGGTCCATGAGGCCACCCTGTTGGTGGTCAGCCTCACCGTCCTCACCATCCCCTTCCTGCTTATCGCCCTCTCCTACATTTTCATCATGGCCGCCATCCTGAAGATCCGCTCGGCAGAGGGGAGGCACAaggccttctccacctgctcctcccacctgACTGTGGTCCTGCTCCAGTACGGATGTGGAAGCCTCATCTACTTGTGCCCCAGCTCCAGGTACTCTCCAGAGAGAGGCCAGGTAGTGTCTGTGGTTTACACCTTCATCACCCCTGTGCTGAACCCCTTGATCTACAGCATGAGAAACAGAGAGCTTACGGATGCTTTGAAGAGAACAATGATGAGGTTCCTGTTGTCCTGA